Proteins encoded within one genomic window of Streptomyces sp. NBC_01314:
- a CDS encoding class I SAM-dependent methyltransferase yields the protein MLDYDKEAGDYDALRGGEPRAEAAARAVLGLVPEGTRRLLDVACGTGIVTRRFSAARDGLRVTGVDLTHAMASRAAARVPGSVVIGDGRRLPFRDGEFDAVTSVWLLHLLDGSEDVRAVVGECARVLRPGGVYVTTVDKGASHNVGSDIDAVLAPRPRAPAMDPAAAVEGYADEHGLRVAGHARFPGRGQGRSPRRTLADLRRGWFVTLPPGDPLADDYAVRLAALPDQDRPRPDPEFSLRAFRKV from the coding sequence GTGCTGGACTACGACAAGGAGGCCGGCGACTACGACGCCCTGCGCGGCGGCGAGCCCCGTGCCGAGGCCGCCGCCCGCGCCGTACTGGGCCTCGTCCCCGAGGGCACCCGCCGACTGCTCGACGTCGCCTGCGGCACCGGGATCGTGACCCGGCGGTTCTCGGCCGCGCGGGACGGGCTGCGGGTCACGGGCGTCGACCTCACGCACGCGATGGCGAGCCGGGCCGCCGCCCGGGTGCCCGGCTCCGTCGTGATCGGCGACGGCCGCCGACTCCCCTTCCGCGACGGGGAGTTCGACGCCGTCACCAGCGTGTGGCTGCTGCATCTGCTGGACGGTTCCGAGGACGTACGGGCCGTGGTCGGCGAGTGCGCCCGTGTGCTCCGCCCCGGCGGTGTCTATGTCACCACCGTCGACAAGGGCGCCTCCCACAACGTGGGCAGCGACATCGACGCCGTGCTGGCCCCGCGCCCCCGGGCCCCGGCCATGGACCCCGCGGCGGCCGTCGAGGGGTACGCCGACGAACACGGGCTGCGCGTCGCCGGACACGCCCGCTTCCCGGGCCGCGGCCAGGGCCGCAGCCCTCGCCGCACCCTCGCCGATCTGCGCCGAGGCTGGTTCGTCACCCTCCCGCCCGGCGATCCGCTGGCCGACGACTACGCGGTACGGCTCGCGGCCCTCCCCGACCAGGACCGGCCGCGCCCGGACCCGGAGTTCAGCCTGCGGGCGTTCCGCAAGGTGTGA